Proteins found in one Anas platyrhynchos isolate ZD024472 breed Pekin duck chromosome 18, IASCAAS_PekinDuck_T2T, whole genome shotgun sequence genomic segment:
- the INPP5E gene encoding phosphatidylinositol polyphosphate 5-phosphatase type IV, translated as MSALNGFSQHSGACVTQSTGGGAVQDLQAKKAGKAAKKEASGNGVLTFEDPRRVDTSLNETIKLLPDELKANMKIKSVTPRPPRKPRLERAASLDEKNWRRWRRFRTSQESLTDPNETSSSNGSLQEASLSPPVRGRATPCSQCCEPNSLHSSPDASEASPMGKSRGSTSDLGKRASEISSAFGGLLRGKAFAGSKPRLSQIMPARPLPPMELNVASHTLRTANRIDSDFMDYRHYSQHKFGRVSSSLSDTRLHGNGMVYDNCSTDSMKSTFSLLTPIRSKDVRSRSYLEGSLLANGALLGAEELSRYFPDRNIGIFVATWNMQGQKELPVNLDDFLLPTDPDYAQDMYVIGVQEGCPDRREWEIRLQETLGPHYVMLYSAAHGVLYMSVFIRRDLIWFCSEVEYATVTTRIVSQIKTKGALGICFTFFGTSFLFITSHFTSGDSKVNERKLDYNKTIQALTLPENVPDTNPYRSSSSDVTTRFDEVFWFGDFNFRLNKDRETVDSILNQNPETGVSKLLAYDQLTSEMSRGSIFKGFQEADIRFRPSYKFDIGKDSYDTTSKQRTPSYTDRVVFRSRYRDDIHAVKYSSCPVIKTSDHRPVFALFRVKVRPGRDNIPLAAGQFDRELYLIGIKRRITRDVQNRRVQKDQKSSSICSIS; from the exons ATGAGTGCTCTAAATGGATTTTCCCAGCACTCAGGGGCATGTGTTACTCAGAGCACCGGAGGTGGAGCAGTACAGGACCTGCAGGCTAAAAAAGCTGGCAAAGCGGCGAAGAAGGAGGCCAGTGGCAATGGCGTGCTTACCTTTGAAGATCCTCGACGTGTAGACACCTCTTTAAATGAAACCATAAAGCTTCTACCGGATGAACTCAAAGctaatatgaaaattaaatcagTCACCCCAAGGCCTCCTAGGAAACCCCGACTGGAGCGTGCGGCGTCTCTGGATGAGAAAAactggaggaggtggaggaggtttAGAACTAGTCAGGAAAGTCTGACAGATCCCAATGAGACGAGCTCCTCAAACGGTTCTCTGCAGGAAGCGTCCCTCAGCCCTCCCGTCAGGGGCAGAGCAACCCCCTGCAGTCAGTGTTGCGAGCCGAATTCCTTGCACAGTTCACCAGATGCCTCAGAAGCCAGTCCCATggggaaaagcagaggaagcaCTTCGGACCTGGGGAAAAGAGCCTCCGAGATCTCCAGTGCCTTTGGTGGGCTTCTGCGCGGGAAAGCGTTTGCAGGCAGCAAACCCCGGCTGTCCCAAATAATGCCGGCTCGACCTCTGCCACCCATGGAGCTCAACGTGGCCTCTCACACGCTGAGGACAGCTAATAGGATTGACTCAGATTTTATGGATTATCGCCATTATTCTCAGCACAAGTTTGGGAGGGTGAGCAGCAGCTTGAGCGATACCAGGCTACACGGCAATGGGATGGTCTACGATAATTGCTCCACAGACTCCATGAAATCCACGTTCAGCCTGCTCACCCCCATTCGTTCCAAGGATGTCCGGAGCAG AAGCTATTTGGAAGGCAGCCTTCTGGCAAACGGTGCCTTACTGGGAGCAGAAGAGCTTAGCAGATATTTCCCTGATCGGAATATTGGAATTTTTGTGGCTACCTGGAACATGCAAGGTCAGAAG gAACTTCCAGTGAATCTGGATGACTTCTTGTTACCAACAGATCCTGACTATGCCCAGGACATGTATGTCATCGGAGTTCAGGAAGGCTGTCCAGACAG AAGAGAGTGGGAGATCCGCCTGCAAGAGACACTGGGCCCCCACTATGTCATGCTCTACTCTGCTGCGCACGGAGTGCTCTACATGTCGGTCTTCATTCGAAGGGACCTGATCTGGTTCTGCTCAG aAGTGGAATATGCCACGGTGACAACTCGAATCGTATCTCAGATCAAAACCAAGGGAGCTCTGGGAATCTGCTTCACGTTTTTTGGGACCTCCTTTCTCTTCATTACCTCCCACTTCACAT CTGGAGACAGTAAGGTGAATGAGAGGAAGCTGGACTACAATAAAACCATCCAAGCACTTACACTTCCCGAGAATGTTCCGGACACAAATCCGTATCGATCCAGCTCTA GTGATGTCACAACTCGGTTTGATGAAGTGTTCTGGTTTGGTGACTTCAATTTCCGACTAAATAAGGATCGTGAAACTGTGGATTCCATCTTGAACCAGAACCCAGAAACAGGCGTGTCCAAACTCCTGGCATATGACCAGCTTACCAGTGAAATGAGTAGAG GGTCTATTTTCAAAGGATTCCAAGAGGCTGACATTCGTTTCCGTCCTTCCTACAAGTTTGACATAGGAAAAGACAGCTATGACACCACCTCCAAACAACGGACTCCTTCCTACACA GATCGAGTAGTGTTCCGCAGTCGGTACAGAGATGACATCCATGCTGTCAAGTACTCATCGTGTCCTGTGATCAAAACTTCGGACCATCGGCCTGTGTTTGCGTTGTTCCGTGTGAAAGTGAGGCCTGGCAGAGACAA TATTCCACTTGCTGCAGGGCAGTTTGACAGAGAGCTCTACTTAATCGGAATCAAGAGGCGGATTACAAGGGACGTTCAGAATCGACGAGTGCAAAAGGACCAAAAATCCAGCAGCATATGTAGCATTTCCTGA